The following proteins are co-located in the Malassezia restricta chromosome II, complete sequence genome:
- a CDS encoding F-type H+-transporting ATPase subunit epsilon, translated as MSQATWRQFFSYSKYTQVAARAVRQSLKETERADAERRAFQALRYQEWKNGEASDHISLAPAQSK; from the exons ATGTCGCAAGCAACTTGGAGGCAGTTCTTCTC GTACAGCAAGTACACGCAGGTTGCTGCGCGTGCTGTGCGTCAGTCGCTCAAGGAAACTGAGCGCGCCGATGCTGAGCGTCGCGCTTTCCAAGCACTTCGTTACCAGGAGTGGAAGAACGGAGAAGCCAGCGACCAC ATTAGCCTTGCGCCGGCTCAAAGCAAGTAA